A stretch of Aureispira sp. CCB-E DNA encodes these proteins:
- a CDS encoding T9SS type A sorting domain-containing protein: MTSYITKHCQLFSIGTLFLLCGLFSQPATAQCDFINNITGIVQGTPPTGNAANPLLYTHVYVLVDNQGNIFATSPTPDFLAVPAGFYNLYAVNYDNNESAAVAPLLVVGQPWFNVEVYGNDDVNNCLDYSLPYGSGCPIVVCEEMTICEIDTLNTLALNYNTTGHTQTYCLVCNDLVVAMETNGIFPLQDYSAAVAGANCQLFGLNFNTNDGNPLSVGATWTTTTDAECSNACIDFVGMNLNITPITQPSGNGISTTVDWWNTSGCIGAQSATNGGGTFSEIVNNICVPSYNPGPINARPNAIGDDLQQYAAARSVYGRFPCSGGMDLTQQPIFYTVECAPTGPSILNVLVSGAGAGITGVQAALYGPVNAACPTFTGGSFVDCNDVGTNATSGLPLGDLTLTTTGNPGEVYLVIVDTEGADLFTISSSIILLNTKLVSFSGVKNDVDNLLTWEVQDEKQVDRYVLERSTNGIDFAVLSETVALNNGNSLTNYSYTDVLPGIGSRYYRLKSLTQDGSFEYSNTVVLSRGDDNLGGVAIYPNPTKGTFFVEFDADAEAELTYEIQDIVGQTIKEGTLRTVLGLNKIELDLEDIPTATYVVALTMNDQRIQRKLIKQ, from the coding sequence ATGACTAGCTATATAACAAAGCATTGTCAACTGTTTAGCATAGGAACATTATTCCTTTTGTGTGGACTTTTTAGTCAACCTGCTACAGCACAATGTGACTTTATTAATAATATAACAGGAATCGTACAAGGAACTCCACCTACAGGCAATGCAGCAAATCCACTGTTGTATACGCATGTATATGTCCTAGTAGATAATCAAGGAAATATTTTTGCTACGAGCCCAACACCTGACTTTTTGGCTGTTCCAGCTGGATTTTATAATTTATATGCTGTTAATTATGATAATAATGAATCAGCAGCAGTCGCCCCTTTGTTAGTGGTGGGGCAGCCTTGGTTTAATGTAGAGGTTTATGGTAATGATGATGTGAATAATTGTTTGGATTATTCATTACCTTATGGCTCGGGCTGTCCAATTGTGGTGTGTGAGGAGATGACAATTTGTGAGATAGATACGTTGAATACTTTGGCCTTGAATTATAATACCACAGGGCATACTCAAACCTATTGCTTGGTTTGTAATGATCTTGTTGTTGCTATGGAAACAAATGGAATTTTTCCATTACAAGATTATTCAGCAGCAGTGGCAGGAGCCAATTGCCAGTTGTTTGGTTTGAATTTTAATACTAATGATGGCAATCCTTTGAGTGTGGGCGCAACATGGACGACAACCACCGATGCAGAGTGTTCTAATGCTTGTATTGATTTTGTAGGAATGAATTTGAATATTACACCAATTACGCAACCATCAGGAAATGGGATTAGTACGACTGTAGATTGGTGGAATACATCGGGATGTATAGGTGCTCAAAGTGCTACAAATGGAGGCGGTACTTTCTCAGAGATTGTTAATAATATCTGTGTGCCAAGTTATAATCCTGGACCAATTAATGCTCGCCCTAATGCTATTGGGGATGATTTGCAACAGTATGCAGCGGCTAGAAGTGTTTATGGTAGATTTCCTTGTTCTGGAGGGATGGACTTAACTCAACAGCCTATTTTTTACACCGTAGAATGTGCTCCCACAGGACCATCTATATTAAATGTTTTGGTGTCAGGAGCTGGTGCAGGCATAACAGGAGTACAAGCTGCTCTGTATGGACCAGTAAATGCTGCTTGCCCAACGTTTACTGGTGGTAGTTTTGTTGATTGTAATGATGTGGGAACCAATGCAACATCTGGCTTGCCTCTAGGGGATTTGACTTTAACAACAACAGGAAACCCTGGTGAAGTTTACTTGGTTATCGTAGATACAGAAGGAGCCGATTTGTTTACAATTAGCTCTTCTATTATTTTATTAAACACCAAATTAGTTTCTTTTAGTGGAGTGAAGAATGATGTAGATAATCTTTTGACATGGGAGGTTCAAGACGAAAAGCAAGTAGACCGATATGTTTTGGAGCGTTCTACTAATGGGATAGATTTTGCTGTCTTATCAGAAACAGTAGCATTAAATAATGGAAATTCTTTAACTAATTATAGTTATACCGATGTGCTTCCTGGTATAGGTTCTAGATACTATCGTTTAAAATCATTGACTCAAGATGGAAGCTTTGAATATTCTAATACCGTTGTCTTGTCTCGTGGAGATGATAATTTGGGAGGCGTTGCAATTTATCCTAACCCAACAAAAGGAACCTTTTTTGTAGAGTTTGATGCTGATGCAGAAGCAGAACTGACTTATGAAATTCAAGACATTGTTGGACAGACGATAAAAGAAGGTACTCTAAGAACAGTTTTAGGATTGAATAAGATTGAACTAGATTTGGAAGATATCCCAACTGCTACTTATGTTGTTGCATTGACGATGAACGATCAACGTATTCAACGAAAGTTGATTAAGCAATGA